In the genome of Mastomys coucha isolate ucsf_1 unplaced genomic scaffold, UCSF_Mcou_1 pScaffold21, whole genome shotgun sequence, the window ATCTCATCTATACTTAATATGGCCTTCTTCTATTCATGACAGGACAACACCTGATTCCAAAATAACAATGATGGAGAACAGGACAGAAGTGACAGAGTTCATCCTTCTAGGTCTGACCAATGCCCCAGAACTGCAGACCCCACTCTTTATCATGTTTACTCTCATCTACTTCATCAACATGGCTGGAAACGTGGGGATGCTTGTGCTGATTCTCTGGGACTCTCGGCTACACACTCCCATGTACGTTTTTCTTGGTAACTTGTCTCTGGTGGACATTTTTTACTCCTCTGCTGTTACCCCAACAGTGGTTGCTGGACTTCTTGTGGGAAACCAAGCCATTTCCTACAATGCTTGTGCTGCCCAGATGTTCTTATTTGTAGTCTTTGCTACGGCAGAAAATTTTCTCTTGGCTGTAATGGCCTATGATCGCTATGCAGCAGTGTGCAAACCCCTGCATTATACCACCACCATGACTCCAGCTACATGTGCATGTCTGACCATGGCCTGCTATGCTGGTGGTTTCCTGAATTCCTCTATTCACACTGGAGACACGTTCAGACTCTACTTCTGTAAGTCCAATGTGGTCCATCACTTTTTCTGTGATGTTCCAGCCGTCATGGTTCTCTCTTGCTCTGATAGACATATCAGTGAGATGGTCCTCCTATATGGAGCAAGCTTCGTCATCTGTTCTGCACTCCTGGTT includes:
- the LOC116101069 gene encoding olfactory receptor 5B3-like gives rise to the protein MMENRTEVTEFILLGLTNAPELQTPLFIMFTLIYFINMAGNVGMLVLILWDSRLHTPMYVFLGNLSLVDIFYSSAVTPTVVAGLLVGNQAISYNACAAQMFLFVVFATAENFLLAVMAYDRYAAVCKPLHYTTTMTPATCACLTMACYAGGFLNSSIHTGDTFRLYFCKSNVVHHFFCDVPAVMVLSCSDRHISEMVLLYGASFVICSALLVILISYIFIFITIFKMRSSAGYQKAMSTCVSHFTAVSIFYGTLIFMYLQPSSSHSMDTDKIVSVFYTMVIPMLNPVVYSLRNKEVKSAFKKVVEKAKYSLEF